A genomic region of Colletotrichum destructivum chromosome 5, complete sequence contains the following coding sequences:
- a CDS encoding Putative GTP binding domain, P-loop containing nucleoside triphosphate hydrolase — protein MLYSASRCRAAVQTRCLSTQRWLSITPTRTYNPRPQPDADGWYDGRRHPNPHQEPGFERSRPRDDHDGRDRRISSTSQRNASYRDPGRFSFRDYKSTPQEGERPRDRGFGRPIRMKGSEQFVRRVLPPTPKAHIPKREGGGFVLMPKLSQDELDKISTPKDIWEARSLYYMPPKRSKEHQKPVPIPNLAPSRQRTRNNGIASVSDIKAAIQGRSQDPKPQSPPPPSEIQGDGGAIFASPVNDLPHAQAARFFLSPPASFLYSAFRLQHHPINTTTPEICVIGASNCGKSSFINALTGSASLAKVSAVAGKTVSMNAYGVGPLAGLPFREPVAAEGGGRTREEKPEHGIILVDTPGYGYASQGEWGQAIVEYLNKRTMLRGVILLLSSEKKVSEKDAQIVKILADVGRPVMLVFTKMDKALLRRAREEGGIAERLREAERCFARTGWGGWERKVYITAARMERDKSWKVDATGSAAGMAGVRMGVLELAGIREFVAPEKARVSPIKAASGTGTETKLEEKRLEPGKALESDPAAWSGDVVSFEELEKKFGDWSS, from the exons ATGCTATATAGCGCGTCTCGTTGTCGAGCCGCTGTTCAAACGCGCTGCCTCTCTACGCAACGATGGTTGAGCATCACGCCAACCAGAACTTACAACCCGCGACCTCAACCAGACGCGGATGGGTGGTATGACGGGCGCAGACACCCCAACCCCCATCAAGAGCCAGGCTTTGAGAGGTCCAGGCCCAGAGATGACCATGACGGGCGAGACAGGAGGATCTCATCGACGTCGCAAAGAAACGCGTCTTACAGAGATCCTGGTCGGTTCAGCTTCAGAGATTATAAGAGTACTCCTCAAGAAGGAGAGCGTCCCCGGGATCGGGGGTTTGGCAGGCCTATCCGGATGAAGGGGTCGGAACAGTTTGTTCGAAGAGTCCTACCCCCGACGCCGAAGGCGCATATTCCGAAGAGAGAAGGTGGCGGCTTCGTCTTGATG CCAAAACTATCCCAAGATGAACTGGACAAGATCAGCACACCAAAGGACATCTGGGAGGCCAGATCGCTCTACTACATGCCCCCAAAGAGGTCAAAGGAACATCAGAAACCTGTTCCCATTCCGAATCTCGCACCATCCCGGCAAAGAACTCGCAACAACGGCATCGCCTCGGTCAGCGACATCAAGGCGGCGATCCAGGGCCGATCCCAGGACCCAAAACCACAATctccccctccgccctcCGAAATccagggcgacggcggcgccatcttcGCATCCCCCGTCAACGACCTCCCGCACGCCCAGGCCGCTAGGTTCTTCCTCTCACCGCCCGCCAGCTTCTTGTACTCGGCGTTTCgcctccaacaccacccGATCAACACCACGACGCCCGAGATCtgcgtcatcggcgccagcAACTGCGGAAAGTCGTCCTTCATCAACGCCCTTACCGGCTCCGCCTCACTCGCCAAGGTCAGCGCTGTCGCGGGCAAGACGGTGTCGATGAACGCGTATGGCGTCGGCCCCCTCGCCGGCTTGCCGTTCCGAGAGCCCGTTGCagcggagggcggcgggcggacgagagaggagaagcccgagCACGGCATCATTCTGGTCGACACGCCCGGCTACGGTTACGCCTCCCAAGGAGAGTGGGGGCAGGCGATTGTCGAGTACCTCAACAAGCGCACCATGCTCCGCggcgtcatcctcctcctctcgtCCGAGAAAAAGGTCTCGGAGAAGGACGCACAGATCGTCAAGATTCTCGCCGACGTGGGGCGGCCGGTGATGCTTGTCTTCACCAAGATGGACAAGGCGTTGCTCCGCAGGGcccgggaggagggcggcatcgccgagagGCTGCGCGAGGCGGAGCGGTGCTTCGCAAGAACCGGGTGGGGCGGCTGGGAGAGGAAGGTGTACATtacggcggcgaggatggagCGCGACAAGAGTTGGAAGGTCGACGCGACGGGCAGCGCGGCGGGCATGGCCGGGGTGAGGATGGGGGTGTTGGAACTGGCCGGTATCAGGGAGTTTGTTGCTCCTGAAAAGGCGCGGGTTTCGCCGATAAAGGCGGCAtcggggacggggacggagacgaagctggaggagaagaggctgGAGCCGGGCAAGGCCTTGGAGAGCGACCCGGCGGCGTGGTCGGGCGACGTGGTGTCGTTCGAGGAGCTGGAAAAGAAATTCGGCGATTGGAGCTCGTGA
- a CDS encoding Putative Zinc finger, C3HC, nuclear-interacting partner of ALK/Rsm1-like protein translates to MNATKRKFNALIQGMGRSSASTKSNDSASLPNESPRPSTTSLQPTDTNSSTATTATMTTTTTNVNNTKTSMSIDEDILLKRRRLQALTEKNAATIKSSPSIRATGPGTTITNVVLKKWTPNSSKVIEVKVASKFAPSDRGELLKRLASFQEITDWTPKPDAVNEVEWAKRGWVCQGKDRVRCTLCNKELVVKLNKREVDGKEVPVLVASDVEEALVDKYSDLIVTAHTEECLWKRQGCDDSLLRLSLTNAKISMEALRHRYDELCGRKPFLPYEFNLRLPEGLDIDNVLSQLPDDFFTNPPPAKDSPDPKQPNRVALALALTGWQGLTNPRIGAVPNSASCHTCLRRLGLWMFKSKEVNGDGEILVPAPMDHLDPVKEHRFFCPWKNPRTQRLGSAKPGSESDMAAWKCLAQVLKNDAYLRGALDDRPKNRWHSRGASVPSTPVRRGVVPPLTPGGYDSPSAASEPGGDDDDKARDAKDKERWARLRRVKSLFESKNAKKIRRQLSRPGTAQSTVSGAATGDKE, encoded by the exons TCGTCCATCCACGACGTCCCTTCAGCCTACCGATACAAATTCATCGACCGCGACGACCGCGaccatgacgacgacgacgacgaacgtcaacaacaccaagacCAGCATGTCGATTGACGAAGACATACTGCTGAAGCGCCGGCGCTTGCAGGCACTGACGGAGAAGAACGCTGCTACGATCAAGAGTTCACCTTCCATCCGTGCGACAGGGCCAGGAACGACAATCACAAACGTTGTGCTGAAGAAGTGGACGCCCAACTCGTCCAAGGTGATAGAGGTTAAGGTTGCATCCAAATTCGCGCCGAGCGATCGAGGCGAGCTTCTGAAGAGGCTGGCTTCGTTCCAGGAGATCACAGACTGGACGCCAAAGCCTGACGCGGTGAACGAAGTTGAATGGGCCAAGAGGGGATGGGTATGCCAGGGAAAAGATCGCGTGCGGTGTACGCTGTGCAACAAGGAGCTCGTTGTGAAGCTGAACAAACGCGAGGTCGATGGCAAGGAGGTGCCGGTTCTCGTCGCGTCGGATGTCG AGGAAGCGTTAGTCGACAAGTACTCGGACCTGATTGTCACTGCACATACGGAAGAGTGCTTATGGAAAAGACAGGGCTGCGATG ATTCACTTCTTCGATTGTCCCTGACCAATGCCAAAATTAGTATGGAGGCATTGCGACACCGATACGATGAGCTGTGCGGAAGGAAGCCTTTTCTTCCCTACGAGTTCAATCTGAGGCTCCCTGAGGGTCTCGACATTGACAACGTTCTGTCTCAATTACCCGACGACTTCTTCACCAACCCGCCACCGGCCAAAGACTCTCCGGACCCAAAACAACCCAACAGAGTCGCACTGGCTTTGGCCTTGACAGGGTGGCAAGGCCTCACAAACCCTCGTATTGGCGCGGTGCCGAACTCGGCGTCCTGTCATACGTGCTTACGGCGGCTAGGACTGTGGATGTTCAAAAGTAAGGAGGTcaatggcgacggcgaaaTTCTTGTCCCCGCGCCAATGGATCACCTCGATCCCGTCAAGGAGCACCGCTTTTTCTGCCCGTGGAAGAACCCGAGAACGCAACGCCTGGGCAGCGCGAAGCCTGGCTCCGAATCGGATATGGCGGCGTGGAAGTGCCTGGCACAGGTACTCAAGAACGACGCTTACCTACGTGGAGCGCTCGATGATCGCCCGAAGAACAGGTGGCACAGCAGAGGCGCCTCCGTACCATCAACGCCGGTGCGCAGGGGTGTCGTGCCGCCCTTGACACCAGGGGGCTATGACTCGCCAAGTGCCGCTTCAGAGCCGGGaggggacgacgatgacaaggCCCGGGACGCAAAAGACAAGGAGCGCTGGGCGCGTCTGCGAAGGGTGAAGAGTCTCTTCGAGTCGAAGAACGCGAAGAAGATCCGCCGGCAGTTGAGCAGACCCGGAACGGCACAATCGACCGTCTCGGGGGCCGCAACGGGGGATAAGGAGTAA